The segment TGGGCCGGTTGCCGGGGAAGGTGCGGTGGGGGGCGAGGTCGGGGCTGACGCCCTCGGCCTCGACCTCCTCGCGGGTCTTGCCGAAGGCCAGGGCCTCGGTCTGGGCGAGGAAGTTGGCCATGAGCAGGTCGTGGTGGTCGCCCACGACCTCGGCGGGCCGGCAGATGCCGATGAAGTCGCACGGGACCAGCCGGGTCCCCTGGTGGATGAGCTGGTAGAAGGCATGCTGGCCGTTGGTCCCGGGCTGGCCCCAGAGGACCGGGCCGGTGTCCACCCCGACCGGCGCCCCGTCAAGGGTGACCGACTTGCCGTTGGACTCCATGTCGAGCTGCTGGAGGTAGGCCGGGAAGCGGCCCAGGTACTGGCTGTAGGGGAGCACGGCCTGGGTCTCGGCCCCGAAGAAGTTGATGTACCAGACCCCGAGCAGCCCCAGCAGCACCGGCAGGTTGCACTCGAACGGGGCGGTGCGGAAGTGCTCGTCCATGCGGTGGAAGCCGGCCAGGAGCTCGTCGTAGTGGTCCGGCCCGATGGCCACCATCAGCGACAGCCCGATCGCCGACGGGTAGGAGTAGCGGCCCCCGACCCAGTCCCAGAACCCGAACATGTTGGCCGGGTCGATGCCGAACCCAGCCACCTTCTCGGCGTTGGTGGACACGGCCACGAAGTGGCGGGACACGGCGGCCTCGTCGCCGAGGGCGTCCACCAGCCAGGCCCGGGCCGTGCGGGCGTTGGTCAGGGTCTCGACGGTGGTGAAGGTCTTGGAGGAGACCACGAACAGGGTCTCGGCCGGGTCCAGGTCACCGGTCGCCTCGGCGATGTCGGCCCCGTCGACGTTGGAGACGAACCGGAACCTCCGTGAGCGGTCGGTGTAGGGCAGCAGGGCCTCATAGGCCATGGCCGGGCCCAGGTCGGAGCCGCCGATGCCGATGTTGACGACGTTGCGGATCGGGCGGCCGGTGTGGCCCAGCCAGCGGCCGGAGCGGACCTCCTCGGCGAAGGCGCGCATCCGGCCCAGCACCTCGTGCACCTCGGGCACGACGTCGTGCCCGTCGACCAGGACCTGGCTGCCCTCGGGGGCGCGCAGGGCGGTGTGGAGCACGGCCCGGTTCTCGGTGACGTTGATGCGCTCGCCGCCGAACATGGCGTCGATCCGCCGGCGCAGCCCGGCCCGCTCGGCCAGGGCGACCAGCAGGGCCACCGTCTCGGCGGTGGCCCGCTGCTTGGACCAGTCCAGGTACAGGTCGCCGGCCTCGCAGGTCATGGTCTCGCCCCGACCCGGGTCGGCGGCGAACAGCTCGCGCAGGTGGGTCCCGGACAGCTCCTGCTGGTGCCGCTGGAGCGCCAGCCACTCGGGGCTCTGGTCGATGCGGGCGTGGGGCTCGGCCATCTAGCTTCCTCCCAGGGATTGCCTGCTTTCGCTGGCGGGGGAATAAGGAGCGGCGGCGTGACCGCTGAATTGTCCCTCGATCGTTGTCTACTGTCGGCATGGCCTCGTTCCGCAAGTACGGTCGCCTAGCGGTTGCGCTCCACCGGCCCTCTCGGCCGGAGAGGGGCTGGCTGTGAGACGCGCCTACAAGCTGCGCGCCTATCCGACCCGTCCGCAGGAGGGCCGCGCGGTGCGGCTGCTGGCCGACCACTGCGACCTGTACAACGCCGCCCTCCAAGAGCGCCGCGACGCCTGGCGCATGCGCAACCTCAGTGTCTCCCATGGCGACCAGTCGGCCCAGCTCAAAGAGATCCGCGCCGCCGACCCTGACGGGCAGGGCCGCCACTCCTTCACCGCCCAGCAGCAGACCCTCCGCCGCCTCAATGCCGTGTTCGCTGCCTAT is part of the Actinomycetota bacterium genome and harbors:
- the pgi gene encoding glucose-6-phosphate isomerase, which encodes MAEPHARIDQSPEWLALQRHQQELSGTHLRELFAADPGRGETMTCEAGDLYLDWSKQRATAETVALLVALAERAGLRRRIDAMFGGERINVTENRAVLHTALRAPEGSQVLVDGHDVVPEVHEVLGRMRAFAEEVRSGRWLGHTGRPIRNVVNIGIGGSDLGPAMAYEALLPYTDRSRRFRFVSNVDGADIAEATGDLDPAETLFVVSSKTFTTVETLTNARTARAWLVDALGDEAAVSRHFVAVSTNAEKVAGFGIDPANMFGFWDWVGGRYSYPSAIGLSLMVAIGPDHYDELLAGFHRMDEHFRTAPFECNLPVLLGLLGVWYINFFGAETQAVLPYSQYLGRFPAYLQQLDMESNGKSVTLDGAPVGVDTGPVLWGQPGTNGQHAFYQLIHQGTRLVPCDFIGICRPAEVVGDHHDLLMANFLAQTEALAFGKTREEVEAEGVSPDLAPHRTFPGNRPTSTILAPELSPSVLGQLTALYEHKVFTQGVIWDINSFDQWGVELGKVLATRIAAELDPAAGDDLGHDSSTNTLIRRYRRLRDGG